One window from the genome of Streptomyces sp. NBC_00708 encodes:
- a CDS encoding fumarate reductase/succinate dehydrogenase flavoprotein subunit, translating to MQIPALADAEEISCDVLVVGGGTAGTMAALTAAEHGASVLLLEKAHVRHSGALAMGMDGVNNAVIPGRAEPDDYVAEITRANDGIVDQSTVRQTATRGFGMVRRLESYGVKFEKDEHGEYAVRQVHRSGSYVLPMPEGKDVKKVLYRQLRRREMRERIRIENRVMPVRVLTGDDGRAIGAAGFNTRTGQFVTVRAGAVILATGACGRLGLPASGYLYGTYENPTNAGDGYAMAYHAGAELTGIECFQINPLIKDYNGPACAYVANPFGGYQVNRHGERFVDSDYWSGQMMAEFAAEVASDRGPVYLKLSHLPEESVSALETILHSTERPTRGTFHAGRGHDYRTHDIEMHISEIGLCGGHSASGVRVDDHARTTVDRLYAAGDLACVPHNYMIGAFVFGDLAGEDAARFTAYEGELPADQLRDAHELIYRPLRNPDGPPQPQVEYKLRRFVNDYVAPPKSGARLSIALESFERMRTDLAEMGATTPHELMRCAEVSFIRDCAEMAARSSLARTESRWGLYHERTDHPERDDADWFHHLDLYKSPSGAMEFTARPVAPYLVPVEGFAPAGGPVRRIGTVEPEGVGTAGARDAAPVSASVRVVAPGASEAAVSTSPRILELLALSEGEPELAALAPYLDDSDPAVRRAAVAALTESTPTGAGPALATALGDPSPAVRAAVAASLRELVEVLPPSPELRTPLVAALSSPDAVVRAAALDTLRALRLGDAELYAGTLDDPDLDVRVETVRALVSVDAVDGLTRAAADPAREVRVAVAKGLAAVHSPTPDPLAPLLDDPDALVRAAALGALAETGCPESYAERAVAALTDPAWQVRAGAARGLTSASPAHAVSPLAGALADPNADVRKAAVLALLRHRDAPEAREALAGATADPDADVRAYAGRGVAVGG from the coding sequence GTGCAGATCCCCGCCCTCGCCGACGCCGAGGAAATCTCCTGCGACGTGCTGGTCGTCGGCGGCGGCACGGCCGGCACGATGGCGGCCCTCACCGCCGCCGAGCACGGCGCCTCCGTCCTTCTCCTGGAGAAGGCGCACGTCCGCCACTCCGGCGCGCTCGCCATGGGCATGGACGGCGTGAACAACGCGGTGATCCCGGGCCGCGCCGAACCCGACGACTACGTCGCCGAGATCACTCGCGCCAACGACGGGATCGTCGACCAGTCGACCGTCCGCCAGACCGCGACACGCGGCTTCGGCATGGTGCGGCGCCTGGAGTCGTACGGGGTGAAGTTCGAGAAGGACGAGCACGGCGAGTACGCGGTCCGCCAGGTCCACCGCTCCGGCTCGTACGTCCTGCCGATGCCCGAGGGCAAGGACGTGAAGAAGGTCCTCTACCGGCAGCTGCGGCGGCGCGAGATGCGCGAGCGCATCCGCATCGAGAACCGCGTCATGCCCGTGCGCGTCCTGACCGGCGACGACGGCCGGGCGATCGGCGCGGCCGGCTTCAACACCCGCACCGGGCAGTTCGTCACGGTCCGCGCGGGCGCCGTCATCCTCGCCACGGGCGCCTGCGGCCGCCTCGGCCTGCCCGCCTCCGGCTACCTCTACGGTACGTACGAGAACCCGACCAACGCGGGCGACGGCTACGCCATGGCGTACCACGCGGGCGCCGAGCTGACCGGCATCGAGTGCTTTCAGATCAACCCGCTGATCAAGGACTACAACGGCCCGGCCTGCGCGTACGTCGCCAACCCGTTCGGCGGCTACCAGGTCAACCGGCACGGCGAACGCTTCGTGGACTCCGACTACTGGTCGGGCCAGATGATGGCGGAGTTCGCGGCCGAGGTGGCCTCCGACCGGGGGCCCGTCTACCTCAAGCTGAGCCATCTGCCGGAGGAGTCCGTCAGCGCGCTGGAGACGATCCTGCACTCCACGGAACGCCCGACGCGCGGCACGTTCCACGCGGGGCGCGGGCACGACTACCGCACCCACGACATCGAGATGCACATCTCCGAGATCGGCCTGTGCGGCGGCCACTCCGCGTCCGGCGTCCGCGTCGACGACCACGCCCGCACCACGGTGGACCGCCTCTACGCGGCCGGTGACCTGGCCTGCGTGCCGCACAACTACATGATCGGCGCGTTCGTCTTCGGCGATCTGGCGGGCGAGGACGCCGCCCGTTTCACGGCGTACGAGGGCGAGCTGCCGGCCGATCAGCTGCGGGACGCCCACGAGCTGATCTACCGGCCGCTGCGGAATCCGGACGGGCCGCCGCAGCCCCAGGTCGAGTACAAGCTGCGCCGCTTCGTGAACGACTACGTGGCCCCGCCGAAGTCCGGGGCCCGGCTGTCGATCGCCCTGGAGTCCTTCGAGCGCATGCGGACGGACCTCGCGGAGATGGGCGCGACGACCCCGCACGAGCTGATGCGGTGCGCGGAGGTGTCGTTCATCCGGGACTGCGCGGAGATGGCCGCGCGCTCCTCGCTCGCCCGTACGGAGTCCCGCTGGGGTCTCTACCACGAGCGCACGGACCATCCCGAACGGGACGACGCGGACTGGTTCCACCACCTGGACCTGTACAAGTCCCCGTCCGGCGCGATGGAGTTCACCGCCCGGCCGGTGGCCCCGTACCTGGTCCCGGTGGAGGGGTTCGCCCCGGCCGGGGGCCCGGTGCGGCGGATCGGCACGGTGGAGCCAGAGGGGGTGGGCACGGCGGGGGCGCGGGACGCGGCACCGGTGTCGGCGTCGGTACGGGTGGTGGCGCCCGGTGCTTCCGAAGCCGCCGTCTCCACCTCGCCGCGCATCCTGGAACTGCTGGCCCTGAGCGAGGGCGAACCCGAACTGGCCGCCCTCGCCCCCTACCTGGACGACTCCGACCCCGCCGTCCGCCGGGCCGCCGTCGCCGCGCTCACCGAGTCCACCCCGACGGGCGCGGGCCCCGCCCTGGCCACCGCCCTCGGCGACCCGTCCCCCGCCGTACGCGCGGCCGTCGCCGCGTCCCTGCGCGAACTGGTCGAGGTCCTGCCCCCGTCCCCGGAGCTGCGCACCCCCCTGGTCGCCGCGCTCTCCTCGCCCGACGCGGTGGTCCGCGCCGCCGCCCTGGATACCCTGCGGGCCCTGCGCCTGGGCGACGCGGAGCTGTACGCGGGCACGCTGGACGACCCGGACCTGGACGTACGCGTGGAGACCGTACGGGCGCTGGTCTCGGTGGACGCGGTGGACGGCCTGACCCGTGCGGCGGCCGACCCGGCCCGCGAGGTGCGCGTCGCGGTGGCCAAGGGCCTGGCCGCCGTCCACTCCCCCACCCCGGACCCGCTCGCCCCCCTGCTCGACGACCCGGACGCGCTGGTCCGCGCGGCAGCCCTGGGCGCGCTGGCGGAGACGGGCTGCCCGGAGTCGTACGCCGAGCGCGCGGTGGCCGCGCTGACCGACCCGGCGTGGCAGGTCCGCGCGGGCGCGGCGAGGGGGCTGACCTCGGCTTCACCGGCCCACGCGGTGTCCCCCCTGGCCGGTGCCCTGGCCGACCCGAACGCGGACGTCCGCAAAGCGGCGGTCCTGGCGCTGCTGCGCCACCGGGACGCCCCCGAGGCCCGGGAGGCGCTGGCGGGGGCGACTGCGGACCCGGACGCGGACGTGAGGGCGTATGCGGGGCGGGGGGTGGCGGTCGGCGGGTGA
- a CDS encoding ABC transporter ATP-binding protein, which translates to MTADTTDGLRLALRGATLGRTGAPVLDGIDLDVVPGEILAVVGPSGCGKSTLLRTLAGLLPALGGEVTEDGEPVTAPRAERALVFQDDALLPWRTVRANVELPLAIRGVGRAERRTRAEEWLTRVGLAEHAAKLPHRISGGQRQRVQLARALAAGPRAVLMDEPFGALDAQTRAGMQQLLVDVLRGSGATVVFVTHDVDEALFLGDRVALLPGGRVLPVPRPRERAAHTDPATVALRREVLESLTTL; encoded by the coding sequence ATGACGGCTGACACGACTGATGGGCTGCGGCTCGCGTTGCGCGGCGCCACCCTCGGCCGGACCGGGGCGCCCGTGCTCGACGGCATCGACCTGGACGTCGTGCCCGGCGAGATCCTGGCCGTCGTCGGCCCGTCCGGCTGCGGCAAGTCCACGCTCCTGCGCACCCTCGCCGGGCTGCTCCCCGCCCTCGGCGGCGAGGTCACCGAGGACGGCGAGCCCGTCACCGCGCCCCGCGCCGAACGGGCCCTCGTCTTCCAGGACGACGCACTGCTGCCCTGGCGCACGGTCCGCGCCAATGTCGAACTGCCCCTGGCCATCCGGGGCGTGGGGCGCGCCGAGCGGCGGACCCGCGCCGAGGAGTGGCTGACCCGGGTCGGTCTGGCCGAGCACGCGGCGAAGCTGCCGCACCGGATCTCCGGCGGCCAGCGCCAGCGCGTCCAGCTGGCCCGCGCGCTCGCGGCGGGGCCCCGGGCGGTCCTGATGGACGAGCCGTTCGGCGCGCTGGACGCCCAGACCCGGGCCGGCATGCAGCAGCTGCTCGTCGACGTGCTCCGGGGCAGCGGCGCCACGGTCGTGTTCGTGACGCACGACGTGGACGAGGCGCTGTTCCTCGGCGACCGGGTGGCCCTGCTGCCGGGCGGCCGGGTGCTGCCGGTGCCGCGTCCGCGCGAACGGGCCGCGCACACCGATCCGGCGACGGTCGCGCTGCGCCGCGAGGTCCTGGAATCCCTCACCACCCTCTGA
- a CDS encoding ABC transporter permease, with product MSGRWSLVRRALSLVAALGLWQTLTSYDINLWLRFEQFPTVTEVARAFADRVSGDAYWQDLTDSLTRIVTGFALAAVLGVAVGTAVARSRIAADLLGPVLEVLRPVPAIALVPVAILLFPSNEQGIVFITCTAAFFPVMVSTRHAVRALTPVWEEAVLTMGGGRRRVLWSVVLPGALPGILGGLSVGIGVSWICVISAEMISGEYGVGYRTWQDYTVVDYPGVFVGMATIGLLGWLTSTAVELLGRRLTRWLPRTESRPASPVRRRPAPAATAAPTVRTAQERVRS from the coding sequence ATGAGCGGGCGGTGGTCTCTCGTACGGCGGGCGCTCTCGCTGGTCGCGGCCCTCGGGCTGTGGCAGACGCTGACCTCGTACGACATCAATCTCTGGCTGCGCTTCGAGCAGTTCCCGACGGTCACCGAGGTCGCCCGTGCCTTCGCGGACCGGGTCTCCGGCGACGCGTACTGGCAGGACCTGACCGACAGCCTGACCCGGATCGTCACCGGTTTCGCGCTGGCCGCCGTCCTCGGGGTCGCCGTCGGCACGGCCGTCGCCCGCTCGCGGATCGCCGCCGATCTGCTCGGCCCGGTCCTCGAAGTGCTGCGGCCCGTCCCGGCCATCGCGCTCGTCCCGGTCGCGATCCTGCTCTTCCCCAGCAACGAGCAGGGCATCGTCTTCATCACCTGCACCGCCGCGTTCTTCCCCGTCATGGTCTCCACCCGGCACGCGGTGCGGGCGCTGACCCCGGTCTGGGAGGAGGCCGTCCTGACCATGGGCGGCGGCCGGCGGCGCGTCCTGTGGTCCGTGGTGCTGCCCGGCGCGCTCCCCGGCATCCTCGGCGGCCTGTCCGTCGGCATCGGGGTGTCGTGGATCTGCGTGATCTCCGCCGAGATGATCTCCGGCGAGTACGGGGTCGGCTACCGCACCTGGCAGGACTACACGGTCGTCGACTACCCCGGGGTCTTCGTCGGCATGGCCACCATCGGCCTGCTCGGCTGGCTCACCTCCACGGCCGTGGAACTCCTCGGCCGCCGGCTGACCCGCTGGCTGCCGCGCACGGAGAGCCGCCCGGCCTCCCCGGTGCGCCGCCGCCCCGCCCCGGCGGCGACCGCCGCCCCCACGGTCCGTACGGCACAGGAACGGGTGCGCTCATGA
- a CDS encoding ABC transporter substrate-binding protein, with translation MRRTASGALAALLLTLTTGCGGSAGADDSGTVTVTVGYQSRTINTVTAGTLLRSLGYFEDELRKRGKRDGVTYKVEWQDYATGAPITAQMTAGKIDIGSMGDFPLLINAARGVQLKRPTRLVSVTGYNLAGGLNTVVTEPGSKLRTLTDLRGKKVSTSVGSAADGTLVRALQQAGLDPEKDIRKLNQQPAVGASALQAGSADALSQFVAWPGLLAFQGRAKALYDGAELNLPTFHGVTVSEDFAEKRSAVVEDFLRAQGRATAYLHEHPVAASESVAKATGLPAEVVHLYNGAQGIATFDTTLKPALIAALKKDVPVLASAKLVGDVDVDAFVDDRYIKRVYGSGYAKALAAGPPARRGGEVWLKGKETTTAFTTSAELLRYVAAHRDTVRAAYVPDAKTGTLWFADRAVWVADGAGLRPYVTESAARADIAAHPGARTVPYATALKRAGSAS, from the coding sequence ATGCGACGCACAGCATCCGGCGCCCTGGCCGCGCTGCTCCTCACGCTCACCACGGGCTGCGGCGGCTCGGCGGGCGCGGACGACAGCGGTACGGTCACGGTGACCGTCGGCTACCAGTCCCGGACCATCAACACCGTCACCGCGGGCACTCTGCTGCGCTCCCTCGGCTACTTCGAGGACGAGCTGCGCAAGCGCGGGAAGCGGGACGGTGTCACGTACAAGGTGGAGTGGCAGGACTACGCCACCGGCGCCCCGATCACCGCCCAGATGACGGCCGGGAAGATCGACATCGGCTCGATGGGTGACTTCCCGCTGCTGATCAACGCGGCCCGGGGCGTCCAGCTGAAGCGGCCCACCCGGCTCGTCTCGGTCACCGGCTACAACCTGGCGGGCGGCCTCAACACCGTGGTCACCGAGCCCGGTTCGAAGCTGCGCACCCTCACCGACCTGCGCGGCAAGAAGGTCTCCACGAGCGTCGGCTCCGCCGCCGACGGCACCCTCGTACGCGCCCTGCAACAGGCCGGGCTCGACCCCGAGAAGGACATCCGCAAGCTCAACCAGCAGCCCGCCGTGGGCGCTTCGGCGCTCCAGGCCGGCAGTGCGGACGCGTTGTCGCAGTTCGTGGCCTGGCCGGGGCTGCTCGCCTTCCAGGGCCGGGCCAAGGCGCTGTACGACGGCGCCGAGCTGAACCTGCCGACCTTCCACGGGGTCACCGTGAGCGAGGACTTCGCCGAGAAGCGGTCCGCCGTGGTGGAGGACTTCCTGCGCGCCCAGGGCCGGGCGACGGCCTATCTGCACGAGCACCCGGTCGCCGCATCCGAGTCCGTCGCGAAGGCCACCGGCCTGCCCGCCGAGGTCGTCCACCTCTACAACGGCGCCCAGGGCATCGCCACCTTCGACACCACGCTCAAGCCCGCGCTGATCGCCGCGCTGAAGAAGGACGTCCCGGTGCTGGCCTCGGCGAAGCTCGTCGGTGATGTGGATGTGGACGCCTTCGTCGACGACCGGTACATCAAGCGGGTGTACGGCTCCGGCTACGCGAAGGCGCTGGCCGCGGGGCCGCCCGCCCGGCGCGGGGGCGAGGTGTGGCTGAAGGGCAAGGAGACCACCACCGCCTTCACCACCTCCGCCGAGCTGCTGCGGTACGTGGCCGCGCACCGCGACACGGTCCGGGCGGCCTACGTCCCCGACGCGAAAACGGGCACGCTGTGGTTCGCGGACCGCGCGGTGTGGGTGGCGGACGGGGCCGGGCTGCGGCCGTACGTCACCGAGTCGGCGGCCCGCGCCGACATCGCGGCCCACCCCGGCGCCCGGACCGTCCCGTACGCCACCGCGCTGAAACGCGCCGGGTCCGCGTCATGA
- a CDS encoding ferredoxin family protein, producing the protein MPLAPQRADVPVTIDESKCIDGCTLCVDMCPLDSLAIHQDSGKAYMHVDECWYCGPCAARCPTGAVTVNMPYLLR; encoded by the coding sequence ATGCCTCTGGCGCCCCAGCGGGCCGACGTGCCCGTGACCATCGACGAGTCGAAGTGCATCGACGGCTGCACCCTCTGCGTCGACATGTGCCCGCTCGACTCCCTGGCCATCCACCAGGACAGCGGCAAGGCGTACATGCACGTCGACGAGTGCTGGTACTGCGGCCCGTGCGCCGCCCGCTGCCCCACCGGCGCGGTCACCGTCAACATGCCCTATCTCCTGCGCTGA
- a CDS encoding GntR family transcriptional regulator encodes MPAERTREHTVPVAAARRRRLRADGARLLADLLRHQVRTGAFPGGVLPYEDTIGHDYRVSRNTVRQALDLLRGEGLVERQPGVGTVVVAEKYPHALDRLQGLAETLREHGRVTNEVRTVGPVPAPAPVARRLGLAEHTDVLYIERRRLLNGLPLSLDLTYVPMDVGAGLLGADLENTDVFRLLESLTGQRLGDADITLEAVNADAHSAAVLEIPRGSAVLMLERLTRLADGRPVDLEFIRFRGDRISMDGVLHRSR; translated from the coding sequence ATGCCAGCCGAACGCACCCGCGAGCACACCGTGCCCGTCGCCGCCGCCCGCCGGCGCCGGCTGCGTGCGGACGGTGCCCGGCTCCTCGCCGACCTGCTGCGCCACCAGGTGCGCACGGGCGCGTTCCCCGGCGGTGTCCTGCCCTACGAGGACACCATCGGCCACGACTACCGCGTCTCCCGCAACACCGTGCGCCAGGCCCTGGACCTGCTGCGCGGCGAAGGGCTCGTCGAACGGCAGCCGGGCGTCGGCACCGTCGTCGTCGCCGAGAAGTACCCGCACGCGCTCGACCGGCTCCAGGGCCTGGCCGAGACCCTGCGCGAGCACGGCCGGGTCACCAACGAGGTCCGCACCGTCGGCCCCGTCCCCGCCCCGGCCCCGGTCGCCCGGCGGCTCGGCCTCGCCGAGCACACCGACGTGCTCTACATCGAGCGCCGCCGGCTGCTGAACGGGCTGCCCCTCTCCCTCGACCTCACCTACGTCCCGATGGACGTCGGCGCCGGGCTGCTCGGCGCCGACCTGGAGAACACCGACGTGTTCCGGCTGCTGGAGTCCCTGACCGGGCAGCGGCTGGGCGACGCCGACATCACCCTGGAGGCCGTCAACGCCGACGCGCACTCCGCGGCCGTCCTGGAGATCCCGCGCGGCTCGGCCGTCCTGATGCTGGAGCGCCTCACCCGGCTCGCCGACGGCCGGCCGGTCGACCTGGAGTTCATCCGCTTCCGCGGCGACCGCATCAGCATGGACGGCGTCCTGCACCGGTCCCGCTGA
- the fahA gene encoding fumarylacetoacetase: MPEQSSPLDVAEGDPFGPHNLPYGVFSTPGRPEPRVGVRIGDHVLDAGAAALALGSPYAQLLAQPDLTALLAAGRTAWRDVRRALTAWVTVPAHRADMEPLLHPLDAVTLHLPYQVADYVDFYASEHHATNVGQIFRPDAETPLTPNWKHLPIGYHGRAGTVVVSGTDVVRPAGQRKGPADPAPVFGPSVRLDIEAEVGFVVGTPSAQGTAVPLADFREHVFGVSLLNDWSARDIQAWEYVPLGPFLGKSFATSVSAWVTPLEALDAARTAPPARDLPLLPYLDDADEDEPGGYDLRISVAVNGHVVAEPPFSTMYWTAAQQLAQMTVNGASLRTGDLYGSGTVSGAEPSQRGCLLELTWNGRDPLELPDGKRTFLEDGDTVTLTAWAPGPDGTRVGLGEVTGRVVPAA; this comes from the coding sequence ATGCCCGAGCAGAGCAGCCCGCTCGATGTGGCCGAGGGCGATCCCTTCGGCCCGCACAACCTGCCGTACGGCGTGTTCTCCACCCCCGGCCGGCCGGAGCCACGCGTCGGCGTCCGCATCGGCGACCACGTCCTGGACGCCGGGGCCGCCGCGCTCGCCCTGGGTTCGCCGTACGCCCAACTGCTGGCGCAGCCCGACCTGACGGCCCTGCTCGCGGCCGGGCGCACCGCCTGGCGCGATGTGCGCCGCGCGCTGACCGCGTGGGTGACGGTCCCCGCCCACCGCGCGGACATGGAGCCCCTGCTGCACCCCCTGGACGCGGTCACCCTGCACCTGCCGTACCAGGTCGCGGACTACGTGGACTTCTACGCGAGCGAGCACCACGCCACCAACGTGGGCCAGATCTTCCGGCCCGACGCCGAGACGCCGCTCACCCCCAACTGGAAGCATCTGCCCATCGGTTACCACGGGCGCGCCGGGACCGTCGTGGTCTCCGGCACCGACGTGGTCCGCCCGGCGGGCCAGCGCAAGGGACCGGCCGACCCGGCGCCCGTCTTCGGCCCGTCCGTGCGGCTCGACATCGAGGCGGAGGTCGGCTTCGTCGTCGGCACCCCGTCCGCGCAGGGCACGGCCGTGCCGCTCGCCGACTTCCGGGAGCACGTCTTCGGCGTCTCGCTGCTCAACGACTGGTCGGCGCGCGACATCCAGGCCTGGGAGTACGTCCCGCTCGGCCCGTTCCTCGGCAAGTCCTTCGCCACCTCCGTCTCCGCCTGGGTCACCCCGCTGGAGGCCCTGGACGCCGCCCGCACCGCCCCGCCCGCCCGCGACCTCCCGCTCCTGCCCTATCTGGACGACGCGGACGAGGACGAGCCCGGCGGCTACGACCTGCGGATCTCCGTCGCCGTCAACGGGCACGTCGTCGCGGAGCCGCCGTTCTCCACGATGTACTGGACGGCCGCCCAGCAGCTCGCCCAGATGACGGTCAACGGCGCCTCGCTGCGCACCGGCGACCTCTACGGCTCCGGCACCGTCAGCGGCGCCGAGCCCTCCCAGCGCGGCTGCCTGCTCGAACTCACCTGGAACGGGCGCGACCCGCTGGAACTGCCCGACGGCAAGCGGACGTTCCTGGAGGACGGCGACACCGTCACCCTCACCGCCTGGGCCCCCGGCCCCGACGGCACCCGCGTCGGTCTCGGCGAGGTCACCGGCCGGGTCGTCCCGGCGGCCTGA
- a CDS encoding CocE/NonD family hydrolase, whose protein sequence is MHIQTAFPYETTHEDLYIPLPDGTQLYARIWRPVTDEPVPALLEYLPYRLSDWTAPRDWQRHPWYAGHGYASVRVDVRGHGNSEGMPGDEYDATELADGVAVVHWLARQEWCSGRVGMFGISWGGFNSLQIAALAPEPLKAIVTVCSADDRYDNDVHYMGGSVLAVDMHAWAATMLAFVCRPPDPADVGDDWRQMWLDRLEAVDPFIHTWLSHQTRDAYWKHGSVCEDYSAIEANVLAVGGWHDPYRDTVLRLVEHLDPAKVRGIIGPWSHQYPDRGLPPGPAIGFLQETLRWWDQHLKDEDTGVMEEPLLRSWISESHRPATVYETLPGRWVGETSWPSENVTPVAYALQGGPQIVRSPQQTGLDAGRFFPFGNDADLPPDQRDEDAKSLCFEFPVADAPIEILGRPRVSLRITMDVPRGQAVARICDVAPDGSSTLVTRGALNLAARNGRDRTEDWPAGATEDVAFELNGIGHTFPPGHRIRLALSSSYWPWIWPQAGSAGFTLEADGSLLELPVRRHTEDPAIRFEEPEQSEPLGVVFPETLDPPRPERLVVRDVAEGEWKLEVDPRYGGTRVYPDGLEFTEDARETYTIQEDDPLSARTRSDWTIRLHRPEMSWDVQIDTRSEITADADDFHTVNEVVCTEGGEVVFHRTWEKSIPRTSG, encoded by the coding sequence ATGCACATCCAGACCGCGTTCCCGTACGAGACGACCCATGAGGACCTCTACATTCCGCTGCCGGACGGCACGCAGCTGTACGCGCGGATCTGGCGGCCGGTCACGGACGAACCCGTGCCCGCCCTGCTGGAGTACCTGCCCTACCGGCTGAGCGACTGGACCGCGCCGCGCGACTGGCAGCGCCACCCCTGGTACGCCGGCCACGGCTACGCCTCCGTCCGGGTGGACGTGCGCGGCCACGGCAACAGCGAGGGCATGCCGGGCGACGAGTACGACGCGACGGAGCTGGCCGACGGGGTCGCCGTCGTCCACTGGCTGGCCCGGCAGGAGTGGTGCTCGGGCCGGGTCGGCATGTTCGGCATCTCGTGGGGCGGCTTCAACTCGCTCCAGATCGCCGCGCTGGCCCCGGAGCCGCTGAAGGCGATCGTCACGGTGTGCTCGGCCGACGACCGCTACGACAACGACGTCCACTACATGGGCGGCTCGGTCCTCGCCGTGGACATGCACGCCTGGGCGGCCACCATGCTGGCCTTCGTCTGCCGTCCGCCCGACCCGGCGGACGTCGGCGACGACTGGCGGCAGATGTGGCTGGACCGGCTGGAGGCCGTGGACCCCTTCATCCACACCTGGCTCTCCCACCAGACCCGGGACGCCTACTGGAAGCACGGCAGCGTCTGCGAGGACTACTCCGCGATCGAGGCGAACGTCCTCGCGGTCGGCGGCTGGCACGACCCGTACCGCGACACCGTGCTCCGGCTCGTCGAGCACCTGGACCCGGCGAAGGTGCGCGGGATCATCGGCCCCTGGTCGCACCAGTACCCCGACCGGGGGCTGCCGCCCGGACCGGCCATCGGCTTCCTCCAGGAGACCCTGCGCTGGTGGGACCAGCACCTCAAGGACGAGGACACCGGGGTGATGGAGGAGCCGCTGCTGCGGTCCTGGATCAGCGAGTCGCACCGGCCCGCCACGGTCTACGAGACGCTGCCCGGCCGCTGGGTCGGGGAGACCAGCTGGCCGTCCGAGAACGTCACCCCGGTGGCGTACGCCCTCCAGGGCGGGCCGCAGATCGTCCGCTCGCCCCAGCAGACCGGGCTCGACGCGGGGCGCTTCTTCCCCTTCGGCAACGACGCCGACCTGCCACCGGACCAGCGCGACGAGGACGCCAAGTCGCTCTGCTTCGAGTTCCCCGTCGCCGACGCGCCGATCGAGATCCTGGGCCGGCCCCGGGTGAGCCTGCGCATCACGATGGACGTGCCGCGCGGCCAGGCCGTCGCCCGGATCTGCGACGTCGCCCCCGACGGCTCCTCCACCCTCGTCACGCGCGGCGCCCTCAACCTCGCCGCCCGCAACGGCCGCGACCGCACCGAGGACTGGCCGGCCGGCGCCACCGAGGACGTGGCCTTCGAGCTGAACGGCATCGGGCACACCTTCCCGCCCGGCCACCGCATCCGGCTCGCCCTCTCCTCCTCGTACTGGCCCTGGATCTGGCCGCAGGCGGGCTCGGCGGGCTTCACCCTGGAGGCCGACGGCAGCCTCCTCGAACTCCCCGTGCGCCGGCACACCGAGGACCCCGCGATCCGCTTCGAGGAACCCGAGCAGTCCGAACCGCTGGGCGTGGTCTTCCCGGAGACGCTGGACCCGCCGCGCCCCGAACGCCTCGTCGTCCGCGATGTCGCCGAGGGCGAGTGGAAGCTGGAGGTCGACCCCCGCTACGGCGGCACGCGCGTCTACCCCGACGGGCTCGAATTCACCGAGGACGCGCGGGAGACGTACACGATCCAGGAGGACGACCCGCTCTCCGCGCGCACCCGGTCCGACTGGACGATCCGGCTGCACCGGCCGGAGATGTCCTGGGACGTGCAGATCGACACCCGCTCGGAGATCACCGCCGACGCGGACGACTTCCACACCGTCAACGAGGTCGTCTGCACCGAGGGCGGCGAGGTCGTCTTCCACCGGACCTGGGAGAAGAGCATTCCGCGCACGTCCGGGTGA